In the genome of Lycium ferocissimum isolate CSIRO_LF1 unplaced genomic scaffold, AGI_CSIRO_Lferr_CH_V1 ctg13327, whole genome shotgun sequence, one region contains:
- the LOC132042109 gene encoding uncharacterized protein LOC132042109, whose amino-acid sequence MKRAVSDDGDGGAKKAPRMSPGPSRQSPSYSIESDPSEDPTEDSYDTDPSEDPSMTPPESPIPGAEDPVEDGYDTDVSEDMAMTPPELLTSTEEDSYEADLSEPSSGVTEEEIFRYAPIVTARVNPDSPATSESATDFSYSMSWTPVRRELSDHPLDTPSDSDAGDSGGQVGREQTDEDDGGHTSHGSSPGQIRN is encoded by the coding sequence atgaagagggcaGTGTCTGACGATGGGGATGGGGGTGCCAAAAAGGCCCCCAGGATGTCACCGGGGCCGAGTAGGCAGAGCCCCAGCTACTCGATTGAGTCGGacccttcggaggatcccacggaggATAGTTACGATACGGATCCGTCCGAGGACCCATCTATGACCCCTCCAGAGTCTCCGATCCCTGGAGCAGAGGATCCCGTGGAGGATGGCTATGATACAGACGTCTCGGAGGATATGGCGATGACCCCTCCAGAGCTTCTTACCTCCACggaggaggatagttatgagGCAGACCTATCAGAGCCTTCTTCTGGGGTGACGGAGGAGGAGATTTTCAGGTATGCGCCGATTGTTACTGCGAGGGTGAACCCCGATAGCCCGGCCACCTCGGAGAGTGCTACGGATTTTTCTTATTCTATGTCCTGGACACCTGTGCGCCGGGAACTGTCTGATCATCCACTCGATACCCCCTCCGATTCAGATGCGGGTGATAGCGGAGGCCAGGTAGGTAGGGAGCAGACAGACGAGGATGATGGTGGACACACCTCTCACGGCAGCTCCCCAGGTCAGATTCGAAATTGA